The following DNA comes from Sediminitomix flava.
CCAAATTGGTAAATGTCATTGCCGTTTTGTCTGTTGCCCTAAGTGCATTGACAATAACTTGTTCTGTCATGATTACTTTTTCCTCCAAAGCAATCTCGATCGTTGTATTTTGCTTGAGCGTTAGCTTTTGAGTAAAAGTCTGATAACCAAGAATACTAACCTTCAGGTCATAGCTTTCAGCAGGAATGTTATCGAAAGCAAAGTTTCCGTCTGCATCCGTAATTGTTCTGTACTTTGTTCCAAGCAATTGAACATTGGCTGCAATTAATGTTTGATTGTCGTTAGCTGAAGTTACTTTTCCAGTAATACTAAATTGCGCAAAAGCACACACTGGTAATAGCCATACCAGTAAGCCAGATAATAATTGTTTCATTTGAAGTTGTTTAAAATCTGAAGACTAGGAAACGTCTTCGTTTCAACTATCCCCGAATTAGCATTACCTAATCGGGTTGTATGGGTATACTCTCAGCCCGTTGTATTGAGGCACCCCTAGTTGTGAATGTTACGTGATTACAAATGTTTATAAAAAACGGATGCAAAAGTAAGAATTTATTTCGAATTTAGAAGTAGTTCTATATTATTTATCGCCTTCTCAATTCGCTCTTCCTTCAGTCCGCCTATTATAATGACATTACTACTTAGTTTGTTTAGTTCTTTTTGGTACATTTCAAATAACTCATTTCTGAAATGCGGGTGTTCTCGCTGAGGATCAGCTTCCCAAGGTAAATCTGGTTTCATCAAAAAAATAAGATCATACTGCTGTTTTTGTAGTTGATCAACAATCCAAGCATCCGATCGTCCATACTTCACATCCCCCCAAACTTTGAGTACTGTCATTTCTGTATCTACAAAAAGGATTTGATTTGCCATTGGAATCAGCTGCTCTTCTGCTGCTAATTGACCTTTAGCAATGAGAAGAAGGTCTTTTTCTTCATATGGTCTATCCAGTTTTTCGATATAAGTCCGAGCAAACTCAGGAAC
Coding sequences within:
- a CDS encoding AAA family ATPase — its product is MSKTYRIAITGPESSGKSTLAELLAKHYQTVWVPEFARTYIEKLDRPYEEKDLLLIAKGQLAAEEQLIPMANQILFVDTEMTVLKVWGDVKYGRSDAWIVDQLQKQQYDLIFLMKPDLPWEADPQREHPHFRNELFEMYQKELNKLSSNVIIIGGLKEERIEKAINNIELLLNSK